From Blattabacterium cuenoti, a single genomic window includes:
- a CDS encoding HU family DNA-binding protein: MTKADIITEIISETGSERIDTQKVIETFMKKIKQSLTSGENVYLRGFGSFIIKYRAKKLGRHISKDMSIVIPAHNIPVFKPAKSFTELVKKNVPIKE; this comes from the coding sequence AGCAGATATAATAACAGAAATCATATCAGAAACTGGATCTGAAAGAATTGATACACAAAAGGTGATAGAAACATTTATGAAAAAAATCAAACAAAGTTTGACATCGGGTGAAAATGTTTATTTAAGAGGATTCGGATCATTTATTATTAAATATAGAGCAAAAAAACTGGGACGTCATATATCCAAAGATATGTCTATTGTAATTCCTGCGCATAATATCCCAGTATTTAAACCTGCAAAATCTTTTACTGAGTTAGTCAAAAAAAATGTTCCTATAAAGGAATAA